The Sphaerodactylus townsendi isolate TG3544 linkage group LG02, MPM_Stown_v2.3, whole genome shotgun sequence DNA segment AAACTTAAAGTTGGTTAAGTACTAAAAAATAAGGAGGCCAGAAACTGTATGCTTCCAAACACAAAATAAACATAATTCTTGTAGTAGGAGGCATCTGGGTAATAAGACtctattttaatgaatttgtagTGTAGTGAGACTACCATGTAGTGTTTACATGCTACAGCTAAGGCGTTGAGACCCCTGTATTATACATTTAAGCATGCTTAACTGAGAAGTTAAGTTGTATTGGATTCAGTAGAAGCAAAAATCCTGATAATGTTATTTAATATTAAGGTTGCAAATCTAATAGTGTTAAAGGTACATGATGTATATGACCAAGTTACACAGTGGCACCATCTAGAAACTCAGTGAGGTATTCTTTCAGGCTCTGGTCCTTCTGTTTTCTGTAAGCTGCTTGTGGCCATCTCTGAGAAGGTTGACTGCTTGTGGCCATCTCTGAGAATCACCAATGTGGGTGGTGTACACATAACCCAAATAGAGCAGCATAAATGTAATGAGTGTTTCAGTTTCTTGCCGTGGTCGAGGAGGTGAATTACAGTGCCAGGCAAAGCAGACTTACACTTTTCTGAGTCTGTTGAAGTaaattgacttagaagggtgtaacttagTTTAGGATAGTTCTGTTAGTCCATGGCTTGAGGGTGGGGAGAGTACTTATTTTTATCTGTTATGATTCTCATGTGTTAGTATACCTAAAACTTGTTTAATGATTTTTGATGTGCTGCTTACGGTTGgtcaaaataaatacaaagagtTGAAGAAGTCTGTAGTAGTGAAACATGGAAGGGCCAATGTTTTGTtactgtggctttttaaaaaataaccttggGATGAATTCTATTCTTGAGAATGGGGTGTGCGTATCTGATTTTCCATGTGGGCCAGCTCTGAAAATGTTACCGAAATAGTGAACAGTTTCAATTATATACTTCCAAGTGGGGACAGAAAACAGTTTATaccattctccattttattctcacagcaaccctgtgatgtaggttaggctcagagtgtgtgactggccaaggttgcccagcaagttGGTTTTGGATTCAGAACCATTGTTGTCTTAGTGCTGGATGACGCTTAGAATCCTCCAGAATCAACAGTATCAAGTGGCATCTCCCTTTTGCTTTAGACGTGATctgttacatttatatcccatacTTCTTCTTTCATAGAATGTAAGATAGTATAGGGTTCCCAAGAGGTCTCCCAGACCTAGGCCTGCTTAACTAAAGCGGAAGGTAGCTGTGTGTCCTGTAGCCGTGCCCTGGCACTTGTTTGATAAAGGATTTAGGGTGTCCCAAATAACCTCTGCTTTCTAACAATAATCAATACTTTTTAAATTGACCCAATTGAAGAGTAGGGGATTGAAATGCATTAAAAGTGTGGTCTGGGTGTTTCAGTAACTAATTTTTTCAATACAGTCCAGTTGGATACCGAATAATAGGCCATAATTGCCTTTTTGTGCTTTAGATCAATTAATGCACATTAACTGGCTGTTATGAGTTTCCTGGATTGTGTGACCAAATGGTCTAATGGTCTTAgctgctaacattttgcctgcatctgtggctggcaccttcagaggcatgtgccACAGCAAAAAATACGTCATAccgtaacatgcctctgaagatgccagtcacagatgccaaacagtaggagctaaaaccaccagaccatggccacacaggttGGAaaatccatggccccttccacacacgcaaaataatgcattttcaaaccactttcacaactgtttgcaagtggattttgccattctgcacagcttcaaagagcactgaaagcagtttgaaagtgcattattctgcatgtgcggaatgagcccatgacaGCCAGTTTATTCAGatcacgaaagcctttgacaatactgtgCATTAGTTTTTATACTTCTGGGCTCAAAGGGCTTCCAATACAGTACAAAGAGGAATCAAGAGGAGAGCATGTTGTGCATGCGCAGAAGTACTTGTGCCAGCCAGAACCTTTTATTCTGATTCATGGTATACTTTTGTCCTTGATTTTTCATTGTTAAAATATTAAAGCTTGACAGTATCAAAGTACACATTTAACACAttcggaggagtggggaaattggTGTTTCGTTGTTAAAATAAATGGCTTTTGCAAAGTTTGATGTACTGAGTTGCCAATAGAGCGAGCCGAAAAAGGGGAAATTGCATGTTTTGCGCATGTCGTTTGACTGTTGGATTGTGTCAGCAGTTGTTAACTATTGTTAGTTATCCAATAATTAGtcttgtgttgatttttttaagaTTCTGAAATTAATATAGGAATGTATCAAGTAATTTGAATTAAAAAACCACCTATGTACACAAGTTGAGATACTTAATAACGCATCATTATATGCCAGACTTTATGCAAATTACATGCATACCAGTAATGTATTGACCAACTTTTCATTTGTAATCTAACAATAGATGCCTTAACTTCTCCTTTTGTTTGGTTCTATTCAGACAGGAGATTTGGCCTCTGTACAGTTAGCAGGAACACCAAATAGATGGGAGGTGCTGTCGGCTACACCCACAACCATCAAAGATGAAGCTGGCAATATAGTACAGATCCCAGGAACTGCCACAGTAACTTCGAGTGGGCAGTATGTCCTTCCCCTTCAGAGTCTGCAGAACCAACAGATATTTTCTGTTGCCTCTGGGTCGGATTCATCTAATGGTACCGTCTCTAATGTCCAATATCAAGTAATACCCCAGATTCAGACGGCTGATGGTCAGCAGGTTCAGCTTGGTTTTGCAGCCACTTCTGACAATGGTAGCGTAAATCAAGAAACTGGTCAAATTCAAATCATTCCTGGCTCCAATCAAACCATAATTGCATCTGGAACGTCTTCTAGTAACATTCAGAATATTTTATCACAGACTGGCCAAGTCCAGGGGGTTACAATTGGAGGCTCATCTTTTCCAGGGCAAGCACAGGTGGTTGCTAATGTCCCTCTCGGTCTGCCAGGAAATATTGCTTTTGTTCCTATCAATAGTGTTGATCTAGATTCTCTGGGACTGAGTGGTTCTCAAACCATGACTGCGGGCATTAATGCCGATGGACACCTGATAAGCACTGCGCAGGCAATGGACAGTTCAGACACTTCTGACAGGACTGCAGAACAGGTTTCTCCTGAAATGACAGAAACCACTGATACAGACTTATTTGTGCCAACGTCATCATCTTCGCAACTGCCTGTTACCATAGACGGTAGTAGTATACTGGAACAAAATGCAAACAGCTTGCCCACCACCACTGGGCAGGTACACAGTTCTGATCTTCAGGGAAACTACATCCAAACATCTGTCTCAGATGAGGCGCAGGCTCAAAACATTCAGGTCTCCGCAGCACAGCCTATTGTACAGCATATACAGCTGCAAGAGTCTCAGCAAACAACCAGTCAAGCCCAAATCGTACAAGGTATTGCGCAACAGACAATCCATGGTGTGCAAGCCAGCCAAGGGATATCTCAGCAGGCGTTGCAGAATCTTCAGCTTCAGTTGAACCCTGGAACTTTTTTAATCCAGGCGCAAACAGTGACCCCGTCCGGGCAGATAACTTGGCAGACGTTTCAAGTGCAAGGAGTCCAGAACTTGCAGAACTTGCAGCTGCAGAATGCTCCTGGCCAGCAGATAACGTTGACTCCAGTGCAGACGCTCACTCTGGGTCAAGTTGCAGCAGGTGGGGCTTTGACGTCGACTCCGGTTAGTCTAAGTACTGCTCAGTTGCCAAATCTACAGACAGTTACGATAAATTCCATAGACTCTGGCGGCATTCAGCTGCACCCAGGAGAAAACACGGACAGTCCTGCAGGTATTTATATTATCGTAATTGTTTGTGTGCAGAATGGCTTCTCTGCTGCTTTCAAGGTAAAGTTAATTATGTGTGCTGATAAAGTCAGTTAGATTTACTTGTGGTTTTTGAGCTGCTTCCTCTTCAAGGAGAGATACTTGCATTCAAGAGTAACAACTTTATATTCACTTCCTATAATACATATTTCTGCTTATGTTAGACATGTCTATTTGATGTCTGTAATTTATATTTCCTGAGTTATAAATGTGTGTTCCAAATTGAAGTTCTTGGTTCCTAgactttagatttaaaaaacccttctccaTCACTTCATTTAATGTTAATGATGTTGGttgagtggtgtcccccaaggatccgttttgggaccagtgctctttaacctattcataaatgacctggaagtaggggtgggtagcgtggtggccaagtttgcagatgataccaaattatgtagggtggtgagaaccacaaaggattgcaaagagctccaagcggaccttgataaattaggtgagtgggctcagaaatggcaaatgcagttcaatgtagcaaaatgtaaagtgatgcacataggggcaaaaaatccaaacttcacatacatcgcagCACAAGGAGTCAGTGCTATAtcaagtcacagaccaggaaaagggatttaggcgccttagttgatagttccatgggaatgtcaactcaatgcatgggcagctgtgaaaaaggcaaactctatgctgggactattagaaaaggaattgagaatagaaactgcaaagatttgtcatgccccttatataaaagcagtgagatgGGCACCGCCCTTGGAGTACTCAGTGTCCAGTCTCTGAGTCGGCcaaagcatctcaaaaaaggatattgaggagatagaaaagaagaagtgcagagaa contains these protein-coding regions:
- the SP3 gene encoding transcription factor Sp3 isoform X2; its protein translation is MTAPERPVKQEEMAALDVDSGAQGEYLQHGNGASADASDEAGAPQDAQPSPLALLAATCSKIGPPSPDEDDEEEDDDDEASQPAGATGDLASVQLAGTPNRWEVLSATPTTIKDEAGNIVQIPGTATVTSSGQYVLPLQSLQNQQIFSVASGSDSSNGTVSNVQYQVIPQIQTADGQQVQLGFAATSDNGSVNQETGQIQIIPGSNQTIIASGTSSSNIQNILSQTGQVQGVTIGGSSFPGQAQVVANVPLGLPGNIAFVPINSVDLDSLGLSGSQTMTAGINADGHLISTAQAMDSSDTSDRTAEQVSPEMTETTDTDLFVPTSSSSQLPVTIDGSSILEQNANSLPTTTGQVHSSDLQGNYIQTSVSDEAQAQNIQVSAAQPIVQHIQLQESQQTTSQAQIVQGIAQQTIHGVQASQGISQQALQNLQLQLNPGTFLIQAQTVTPSGQITWQTFQVQGVQNLQNLQLQNAPGQQITLTPVQTLTLGQVAAGGALTSTPVSLSTAQLPNLQTVTINSIDSGGIQLHPGENTDSPADIRIKEEEPDPEEWQLGGDSTLNTNDLTHLRVQVVDEEGDQPHQEGKRLRRVACTCPNCKEGGGRGTNLGKKKQHICHIPGCGKVYGKTSHLRAHLRWHSGERPFICTWMFCGKRFTRSDELQRHRRTHTGEKKFVCPECSKRFMRSDHLAKHIKTHQNKKAIHASSTVLASVEATPEDTLITAGGTTLILANIQQGSVSGIGTVNTSGTSNQDILTNAEIPLQLVTVSGNETME
- the SP3 gene encoding transcription factor Sp3 isoform X1 yields the protein MPAAPERPVKQEEMAALDVDSGAQGEYLQHGNGASADASDEAGAPQDAQPSPLALLAATCSKIGPPSPDEDDEEEDDDDEASQPAGATGDLASVQLAGTPNRWEVLSATPTTIKDEAGNIVQIPGTATVTSSGQYVLPLQSLQNQQIFSVASGSDSSNGTVSNVQYQVIPQIQTADGQQVQLGFAATSDNGSVNQETGQIQIIPGSNQTIIASGTSSSNIQNILSQTGQVQGVTIGGSSFPGQAQVVANVPLGLPGNIAFVPINSVDLDSLGLSGSQTMTAGINADGHLISTAQAMDSSDTSDRTAEQVSPEMTETTDTDLFVPTSSSSQLPVTIDGSSILEQNANSLPTTTGQVHSSDLQGNYIQTSVSDEAQAQNIQVSAAQPIVQHIQLQESQQTTSQAQIVQGIAQQTIHGVQASQGISQQALQNLQLQLNPGTFLIQAQTVTPSGQITWQTFQVQGVQNLQNLQLQNAPGQQITLTPVQTLTLGQVAAGGALTSTPVSLSTAQLPNLQTVTINSIDSGGIQLHPGENTDSPADIRIKEEEPDPEEWQLGGDSTLNTNDLTHLRVQVVDEEGDQPHQEGKRLRRVACTCPNCKEGGGRGTNLGKKKQHICHIPGCGKVYGKTSHLRAHLRWHSGERPFICTWMFCGKRFTRSDELQRHRRTHTGEKKFVCPECSKRFMRSDHLAKHIKTHQNKKAIHASSTVLASVEATPEDTLITAGGTTLILANIQQGSVSGIGTVNTSGTSNQDILTNAEIPLQLVTVSGNETME